TTCCTTGTCGGGTAAGTTCCGACCCGCACGAAAGGCGTAACGATTTGGGCACTGTCTCGACAACGCGCCCGGTGAAATTGTAGTACCGGTGAAGATGCCGGTTACCCGCGACAGGACGGAAAGACCCCGTGGAGCTTTACTGCAGCTTGATACTGGAATTCGGTATTACATGTACAGGATAGGAGGGAGACTAAGAAGCCAGGACGCCAGTCTTGGTGGAGTCGCCGGTGGGATACCTCTCTTGTGATACTGGATTTCTAACCTGAATCTGTGAACCAGATTAGGGACAATGTCAGGCGGGCAGTTTGACTGGGGCGGTCGCCTCCGAAAGAGTAACGGAGGCGCTCAAAGGTAACCTCAGAATGGTTGGAAACCATTCGCAGAGTGCAAAGGCAGAAGGTTGCTTAACTGCGACAGCGACGGCTGGAGCAGATACGAAAGTAGGACTTAGTGATCCGGTGGTATGAAAGTGGGATTGCCATCGCTCAACGGATAAAAGCTACCCCGGGGATAACAGGCTTATCTCCCCCAAGAGTTCACATCGACGGGGAGGTTTGGCACCTCGATGTCGGCTCATCGCATCCTGGAGCTGTAGCAGGTTCCAAGGGTTGGGCTGTTCGCCCATTAAAGCGGTACGCGAGCTGGGTTCAGAACGTCGTGAGACAGTTCGGTCCCTATCCGTCGTGGGCGCAGGAAATTTGAGAGGAGCTGTCCTTAGTACGAGAGGACCGGGATGGACGAACCGCTGGTGTATCTGTTGTACTACCAAGTGCATAGCAGAGTAGCCAAGTTTGGAAGGGATAAACGCTGAAGGCATCTAAGTGTGAAGCCCACCTCAAGATAAGATTTCCCATAGCGTAAGCTAGTAAGACCCCAGGAAGACTACCTGGTAGATAGGCTTAAGGTGAAAGCATGGTAACATGTTCAGCTGATAAGTACTAATAGGTCGAGGGCTTGACCTAAATCACTTTAGCAGACAGTGTTTGGTTTTGAGGGTGTAGAAAAATGTGGCCCAGTGGCTCAGTTGGTTAGAGCGCCGGCCTGTCACGCCGGAGGTCGAGGGTTCGAGTCCCTTCTGGGTCGCCATTATTACTATACTATCATGGGCGCATAGCTCAGCTGGGAGAGCACCTGCCTTACAAGCAGGGGGTCATAGGTTCGAGCCCTATTGCGCCCACCATGAATGAAAAAGTATTAATTGTATATAATAAGAATATGCCGACGTGGCTCAATTGGCAGAGCAGCTGACTTGTAATCAGCAGGTTATCGGTTCGAGTCCGATCGTCGGCTTTGTTATGGAGGGATTCCCGAGTGGCCAAAGGGGGCAGACTGTAAATCTGTTGTCGGAGACTTCGAAGGTTCGAATCCTTCTCCCTCCACCATTTATTCATATCGCGGAGTGGAGCAGCCTGGTAGCTCGTCGGGCTCATAACCCGAAGGTCAGAGGTTCAAATCCTCTCTCCGCAACCATGCCCAGATAGCTCAGTCGGTAGAGCAGAGGACTGAAAATCCTCGTGTCACTGGTTCGATTCCGGTTCTGGGCACCATATTTACATAATATACCATGTGGGCTACTAGCTCAGTCGGTAGAGCACTGGACTTTTAATCCAGGTGTCCCGGGTTCGAGTCCCGGGTAGCTCATCCAAATCGTAAGAAAGTTTCTTACGATTTTTTTTGTGCTCATTTTTAATAAAATACTGAGTACCAAGGAAAACAATTGATACCTATAGGGCTTGGCTAAGATATCTTTTTAAGATATAATGGTATCATTAATTTATATATTAGGATTGATCTTATGGCAGAAGCACCTTTATATGAAAGATTAATGCAATATAATAAGGAAGATATTTATCCTTTCCATATGCCGGGACATAAATTAGGTAAAATTTTACCTTCTTCTTGTCTACTAAATTTAGATGTTACAGAAGTTAAAGGAATGGATAATTTATACGAACCGGAGGAAGTCATTGCAAAAGCACAAAAATTACTAGCGAAGACCTTTGGTGCTGAAGAAACGATATTTTTAGTAAATGGATCTACGGCTGGTGTTATAGCATCAATACTTGGCGTATGCGACCCTAAAGATCAACTCATTCTTGCACGGAACAGCCATCATTCTGCCCATCATGGAATGATTTTGGGAGATATAACTCCTTGCTATATTAATCCGAAAATAATAGAGCCTTATGGCTTATTAGGAGGCATATCTTCAGAGGATGTAGAAGAAACTATTAAAAGGCATCCGAAGGCAAAAGCTGTATTTATTACAAGCCCTACTTACGAAGGATTTACTTCCAATATTAAAGAGATTGCTCGAATTGCTCATCAATATAATAAAATATTAATTGTAGATGAAGCCCATGGAGCACATTTTAATTTTCATTCTTCTTTTCCTAAAACTGCTCTTAGTCAAGGAGCCGATATCGTTATCCAAAGTCTTCATAAAACTTTGCCCGCGCTTACCCAATGTGCCCTTATTCATTTTCATGGAACTAGAGCAAATAGAGACAGAGTAAAACAAACCCTTAGGATGATTCAAACCAGCAGTCCTTCTTATATTTTTATGGGGATGATGGATTTACTTAGGAAGACATTGGATGAACAAAAAGAGAAGTTGTTTGAACCTTATATTGCAAATCTAATGCATTTAAGAAATACATTAAAGGAAATGAATCATATTCTTCTCCTTGGAGAGGAATTAAATAAACAATACGCTATAGAAGAAATTGATATTTCAAGATTGGTTTTTTATACTGGATATACGAATTTATCAGGAGTGGAGATTGATAGACTTCTTAGGAATAAATATAAAATTCAAATGGAATTAAGCAGCGAAATTCATTTTATTGGTATTTCAAGCATAGCAGATACCAAAGAAGGTTTTGAGCGTCTTTTAAATTCAATGAAGGAAATTGATCAGGGATTAATCTTTAATCAAAAAAATGCCGATATAGATAATATATTATATCCTCCTTCAGAAATAATAATTTCTCCAAGAGAAGCTTTCTATGCGCCAAAAGAAGTGATACCTTTAGAAGATGCGGAAGGAAAAGTTTCATCAAATTTTGTGGTATTTTATCCCCCAGGTATTCCTTTGTTATCTCCGGGAGAAAAAATCACAAAGTTCCATATTGAACACATAAAAAGACGCAAAAACGAAAAGACAATAGAGGTTATTAGACGGGGTGGACTATGAGAGGATTATTTATTTCCATGGAGGGGCCAGACGGTTCTGGAAAAACAACTCAGATTGAAAAATTAAAGGAGTATTTTTCGAATAAGGGTTATGAAGTGGTTATAACCAGAGAACCCGGAGGAACTCAAATCAGTGAAGAAATTAGAAATATTATTTTAGATGTAAAAAATGAAGCCTTATCAGATATGACAGAAGCCCTCCTTTATGCAGCATCCAGAGCACAGCATGTGGAAGAAAAAATAAAACCGGCACTGGAAAGCGGAAAGATTGTCATCAGCGATCGATTTGTAGATTCGAGTATTGTCTATCAAGGCTATGCAAGAGGGATTGGAATAGATACAGTAGAATCTATTAATAGCTTTGCCATACAAGGATATATGCCCGATATTACATTCTTTTTTGATATTGAACCTGAACTCGCTATGAAAAGAAAAGCCAATCAAAAATCCTTAGATCGACTGGAACAGGAGCATATTTCATTTCATAATAAAGTATATGAGGGGTATAAAATACTTTTAAAAAGATATCCAAAGCGAATAAAATCCATTGATGCCAGGCAGAGTATAGACAATATCTACGAGCAAATAATGAAAGAAGTGACTAATTTATTATAAGGAGGATGCCTATGAAACTCATCGTTGCGATTATTCATGATGAAGATGCCCACGGAGTAATGGATGAATTAAATAGGAAAGGATTCGGCGTTACGAAACTTGCCAGTACCGGGGGATTTTTAAAGTCAGGAAATACAACGATTTTTATTGGGGCTGAAGAAGAGAGTGTTGAACAAGTTATTAAGATTATAGAGAAGAAGTGTAAAAGCAGAAAACAAGTAACAACGGCAAATTTACCTCCAACCAATATAACGGAAGGATATATTCCTTACCCTATAGAAGTTACTGTAGGAGGAGCGACTATTTTTGTACTGGATGTAGACCGTTTTGAAAAAATCTAAGTTTTAAAGGGGAATAACAATGGATATGAAAGTTGGGCCAATTCAAACACCTACAATACAAGCGACTAAAGAAGTAAAGGAAAAATCCGTAGAGAAAGATTTTGCCTTCACTCTTTTAAGTAAAATTGATGAATCAGACCTTCAGCAAAAGCTTGAAAGAATGCTGCAGGATATTACAGTCCAAGGTAAAAAACTAGCGGACCATATGGACGTAAAGGATTTAAAAAAATATAGAACCTTGGTTTCTGATTTTATGAATGAAGTGGTCTCGAGATCTCATAAGTTTTCCAGAGAGAACTTTTTAGATAAAAGAGGAAGACATAGGGTGTATGGTATTGTAAAAAAGGTTAATAATAATTTAGACGAACTGGCCCAGGAACTTATAAAAAAGGAAAAAGATCACCTAAGAATCTTAGAAAAAGTTGATGAAATCAGAGGATTACTTTTAGATATTATGACTTAAATAATATATTCATAAACTGCTGTATAGGATACACACAGCGGTATTTTTTTATCACGAGATAGGAGATTTTATATGTATACGTTTGAAGAAATTATTGGTCATAAAGGAGTAATTGAAAATCTCCAGCAGACAATCAAGCACAATAAAGTATCTCACAGTTATATATTGGACGGCATTTCTGGTATCGGTAAGAAAACAATTGCATTAACCTTTGCAAAAACCCTTCAATGTCTTAATAAAGGAATAGCACCCTGTAATGAATGCAGTTCTTGCAGAGCTTTTGACTCAGGAAATCATCCTGACGTTTTTTTTATCAGTACGGAGAAAAAAAGTTTAGGCGTGGATGAAATTAGGGATAATATTCAAAAAGACATTGAAACAAAGCCTTATAAATACAGCTATAAGATTTATATCGTAGATAAGGCGGATAAAATGACCATACAGGCTCAAAATGCCCTTTTAAAAACTATAGAGGAGCCTCCTTCTTATGGTATTATTATGCTTGTCTCTACGAATTATAAGCAATTTCTTCCTACTATTATATCAAGATGTTCCCTGATAAAACTAAATCCCCTAAAACCCGGAGAAATTAAAGATTATTTTAAAACAGGCCCCATAGATCATAATATGATAGATTTGTATATCGCTTTTTCCGGGGGAAGTATCGGTGTTATTAAAAAAATGATGGAATCAGAACATTTTCTTGAAATCAGAGAAAATGTCATTAGATGGGTTAATGAAATAAACTCAGGGGATTTAATAAAACTGTTTGAAATACAAAAAGAAATGGAAAACTATAAAGAAGAAATAGATTTTGTATTGGATTTAATGTATGCTTGGTATAGGGATATTTTATTGATCAAACAGATAGGCAACAATCCATATATCCTCAATAAAGATAAGATCAACCTGTTGTTGAATACAGGCATGGACTTATCTTATAATAAACTTGGCAGAAGTTTAGATGCCATTGAAGATGCAAAAAAGCAGCTTAGGCAAAACGCAAATTTTCAACTTGCTTTAGAAATTATGCTACTACATATAAAGGAGAATGCACATGAACGTAATAGGAGTTCGTTTTAAAAGAGCGGGAAAAATTTATTATTTTGATCCCGGCGATTTAGAAATAGAACAGGGAAGCCACGTTATTGTGGAAACTGCAAGGGGTATCGAATATGGATCAGTGGTTATAGCCAATAGAGATGTGCCGGAAGAACAATTGGTTCATCCCTTAAAAAAGGTTATAAGGATTGCCACTCCGGAAGATGACGAAATAGAATTTGAAAATAAAAGAAAAGAAAAAGAAGCTTTTGCAATATGTAAAGAAAAAATCAAAGAACATAATTTAGAAATGAAATTAATCGATGTAGAATTTACTTTCGACAATAACAAAATTATGTTTTATTTTACGGCAGAAGGAAGAATAGACTTTAGAGAATTGGTAAAGGATCTGGCAGCTATTTTTAGGACAAGAATTGAACTTCGCCAAATAGGGGTTCGGGATGAAACAAAAATGATGGGAAGCATCGGTATTTGCGGCAAATCCCTATGTTGTTCCACTTTCCTTTCAGAGTTCCAACCGGTATCTATAAAAATGGCCAAAGAACAAAATCTATCTTTAAATCCTACAAAAATCTCCGGTGTCTGCGGAAGGCTTATGTGCTGCTTAAAATATGAAGAAGAAACTTATAAAGAAATTAACGAAAAACTTCCTGATGTTGGACAAGAAGTCATGACTCCGGACGGTAAAGGCACTGTATTATCCGTTAATGTTCTTCGTCAACTCGTAAGGGTGGCAGTTGTTAAAAAAGAAGGGGATACGGAAGCTGGCGTATATTCTGCAGAAGTTCTTCAATTTACTCCTTCTCAGAAGAAAAAAGATGAAGAGGATAATGAAGCAATCTATGAAGAATTTGAAGAATAATGTAGAACTCCTGGAAGGAGAACGACTTGATGATCTTAATTTAAAAGGGTATCAAATTATACAAAACCCTAAATTTTTTTGTTTTGGGATGGATGCAGTTTTACTTTCCGCCTTTACAGAAATAAAAGAAGGAGACACGGTACTGGATTTAGGCAGTGGAAACGGAATCATACCTATACTATTAGAAGCAAAGACAAAAGGAAAGAAATTCACTGGCCTTGAAATTCAAGAACAGAATGTGGATATGGCAAGAAGAAGCATTTTGCTTAATCATATAGAAGAAAAAGTAGAAATGCATCTTGGCGATGTAAGAAAAATAAAAGAGTATTATACAGCAGAGTCCTTTGATGTTGTAACTTCCAATCCCCCTTATATGAATGCAGGAGGGGGACTCATTAATTTACATGAGGCAAAAACCATAGCAAGGCATGAAGTACTTTGCTCTTTAGAAGATATTATTTATGCGGCTTCCTATGTATTAAAAAATAAGGGAAACTTTTATATGGTGCATCGTCCCCATAGATTAGTAGATATTATGGTTCTTCTTAGGAAACATCGACTTGAACCAAAAACATTACAAATGGTTCATCCTTATATGGACAAAGAACCTAATATGGTACTTATTAAAGCGGTAAAAAATGCAAAAGCCTTGCTTAAAGTTTCAAAGCCTCTTATTGTTTATAACGAAAAAGGACAGTATAATGACGAAGTAAAGGAACTATACAATGAATAAAGGGGTAGCTCAATGCCTGGAAGATTATATTTATGCGCAACGCCTATTGGAAATTTAGAAGATATTACATATAGAGCGGTAAGAATTCTAAAGGAAGTGGATTTAATTGCAGCAGAAGATACAAGACACACTAAAAAACTTCTAAATCATCTGGAGATTAATACGCCTTTAACCAGTTACCATGAGCATAATAAAGCAACCAAAGGTCCCATACTCATTGAAAAATTAAAAGAAGGCTTAAATATTGCTCTTGTAAGTGATGCAGGAACTCCTGGAATATCGGATCCGGGAGAAGACCTTGTACGTCTTGCCCATGAAAATAATATCCTGGTGACGCCTGTACCGGGGGCATCTGCAGTCATTTCGGGACTTATAATATCTGGTCTTTCCACGAGAAGATTTGCATTTGAAGGTTTTTTACCTGCGGATAACAAAGAACGAAAAGAAAGACTAAAAAAGCTTTCAAAAGAAGACAGAACCATTGTACTTTATGAGGCACCCCATAGGCTTTCTAAAACCTTAGAAGCCCTTTATGAAGCCTTAGGCAATAGAAAGATATCCATTATAAGAGAACTTACAAAACAATATGAAGAAGTAAAACAATGTACCCTTGAAGAAAGCATAATTTATTATCAGGAGGTTTCGCCAAAAGGGGAATTTGTTTTAGTGATTGAAGGGTTATCCGATGAAGAAATGAAAGAAATAGAAATAAAAAAATGGGAAACCATTAGTATAGATGAGCATTTTAAATTGTACATAGATGAAGGTAAAGACCAAAAGGAAGCCATGAAACTGGTTGCTAAAGACAGGGGCATCAGTAAAAGAGAAGTTTATCAGATCATTCATCAAATCAAATAATGCATAAAAAAAAAGCCAATTATGGCTTTTTTTATTGTTCTTTAATTTCCATTCCTGCTAATCTTACAAGTTCAAGAATAGTTTCTCTAGAGATTTTTTTACCTTTATAGTCAATTAGGTCATCCATGCTGCCAGTAAAAATGTCAGCTGGCTCGTATTTCTTTAAGATGATCTTATCGTTGTCCACAAAAATTTCTAAAGCATCTTTTTCATGAATGTCTAAGTTTCTTCTTAATTCGATTGGAAGAACAACTCTTCCTAATTCGTCTACTTTTCTTACAACACCTGTTGATTTCACGCTATATCCACTCCTCTTAATTTTTCTTTTTCGACATTATATTACAATTCAAGAATACCATAATTAACAATAAAAGTCAACACTATTTTTAAAATAAAATGAAATATATACAATATTAGTTATATAAGTCATTTAAAGAAGTCGAATTATGACGTAAAATGTTAAATTATTGACATTATAATTTGCAGAAAAAAGATACATTTCATTTTTTATTAAGTATATCCAAAAATTAACTGGAAAATAGGAATATTTAACTAATCGCTAAAATTCGACAAATGAATCATAAGTCCTAAAGGAAAACTATGCATACAGCTTGTTTCATATTTTTATGGTTAGGGCATATATATTAGAGAAGAAGCTACAAGATTTGAATGGGGGGAGAACATGTTAAACTATCTATGGGGGTTTATGATTCTTATTGGTATTATCGTTGCTGCTTTTACAGGGACAATGGGAGCAGTTACTCAAACTGCGATTAGTTCATCAAAGGAAGCTGTTCAAATTTGTATTACTTTATTAGGGGTGTTGGCTTTTTGGATGGGAATCATGAAAATTGCAGAAAAGTCAGGACTTATTTCCGGCTTAACAAATAGAATACGGCCCATTTTGCGCTTTTTATTTCCTGATATTCCTGATGGACATGAGGCGCAAAAATATATTGCTACCAATTTAATTGCCAATGTATTAGGACTGGGATGGGCAGCTACTCCCCCGGGATTATTGGCAATGAAAGCACTGCAAAAATTAAATCTTAAAAAGGATGAAGCCAGCAATGCCATGTGTATGTTTTTGATTGTAAATATTTCTTCCGTTCAGCTTATTTCAGTCAATATTATTGCCTATAGATCTCAATATGGTTCAGCCAATCCGTCGGAGGTTATTGGACCTTCACTGCTTGCTACCTGTGTTTCAACCGTAACGGCTATTGTATTCGGTAAAATCATGGAAAGGAGAAGAAGAAGTTGAAATGGGTTTTGTACATATCCGATTTTATGATTCCTCTTATCATATTTGGTATACTGATTTACGGACTTCTTAAGAAAATCAATATATTTGATGTGTTTATAGAAGGGGCAAAGGAAAGTGTTAATACTATTTTAACGATTATGCCCACTTTAATCGGGCTTATGGTAGCTGTAGGGATTATTAGGGCTTCCGGGGCCTTAGATATGATTGAAAAGGGACTTAAGCCCTTGCTTAAGTTTACCTCTTTTCCGTCGGAGCTCATTCCTCTTACAATTTTAAGGAGCATTTCTTCTTCGGCAAGTTTGGGACTAGTTCTTGATTTGTTTAAGCAGTATGGACCGGATTCCTTTATAGGAAGGCTCATTTCCATCATGATGGGATGTACGGAAACAATTTTTTATACCATGTCGGTTTATTTTATGTCTATTGGGATTAAAAAAACAAGGTATACTTTGGCGGGGGCCATTCTTGCAAACCTTGCTGGAGTCATTGCTTCATTTTATATCACAATATGGGTTTTTGGAAAATAAGAAAAGGAGCCAGTGGCTCCTTTTATCTTATTAGTTTAATTCGCTTACAACCTTCTTAAGTGCTTCTAATGCTTCATCTGGAAGTTTGTCAAATCCGCCTTTTTCTGTTGCTCTGGATTCAACGAATCTGATTCTGTCTTCCATTCTCTTCTTTAATTGATCTACATATTCAGCATCGTTTAAGTCAGGGATATAACCTTCAACTTCTAAGATTTCGATATCAGAGAAGTTGCCCCATGGTTTAAATGTAGCAGTTCCTTCGATAATAGCTTCTAATACGCCTAATGTAACAGAAGGAGTTACTTTCTTATCCATGAAGTGACCTGTATTTAAGATGTAGCAGTCTACATTTCTTTCTTGGAATAAAGCTTTGAATTTGTTATAGTCATCAGCTAATGGGTATGTTCTAAATGGATTAGCGTAAGGTTCTACAACTAATGCATTTGGATCTACTCCAGGAGCAAGTCTTTCAGCAGTTGTTCTCTTTGTAGCTAAGGTAGCTCCCATAACAGAAGCAAGTTCTGCTCCTCTTAATTTTACAACTGGAGGAAGAGTTGGGTCTTTCATGAGCCAGAAGATTGCATTAACTGGTTCATCAAATTTGTCAACACGGTTAGGAGACCATAATTTAGATTTAACCGCACGACCATTTCCGTTACGGATATCTTCAGTAACAATAACTACTTTGCCGTCTTCATCAACAGTAGCACCGTTGTTTTGTACGGTTAATAAGTATTTATTGTCTTCAGAAGTTAATGGATAGTCTTGAGTTTTATCAAAGTAAGCAGGCTCTAAAGCAACGGAAGAACCGTCAACTGTAGAAATAACGAAAGCATCATCATGAAGTACTGTGATATCATATTTGTCATTGTGACGCGCATGTGTAATTGTGGATTTACCGGAACCGGATAATCCAAACACACCAGCAACGAATTTTCTGCCATCAGATAAGTTATAACGTTTTTGACCGCCATGGCAGGACGCATATCCGTTACGGTTTGCAATAGCCCATGCTAATGTAAGAGTACCTTTTTTATGTTCACCAAAGTATCTCATTCCAAGGATTGCAGCACAGTTGTGTTGAGGATCAAAGCATGCAAGTCCCATTGGATGATCTGGATGAGACCAGGTTGGATCGGATAAAACGTAAATATCTCCTTCATTCTTTAATTCTTTGGATCTCTTATACATATTGAAGTATTCATCGGTTAAGTATTGGAAGTTAAGCATCCAGGAATACATAATGTTTTCTTGGCCTTCTGGAATTAAAAGATGTGCTTTAACCATGAAGTCTTCATCAAGACCTACATATACTTCAGCATGATACATTTTCTTAAAACGAGTTTGATAAGCTGCTTCACTGATTTTAAGAGCATATTCTGCTGTGTTTACGCCAGGTTCTCCGATAATTTTTCTAGCAGAAGCAGCACGACCACTAACTGCACCATCGTTGAACAATAATACTTTAGCATCTGAATCTAACCCGATTGCTTCAGGATTATAAACAGGCATATCGGTTACGATTGTTCCAGGGGAAGCAGCAGCTAATTTGTATGCTTCTTTTAAAGATGTAACTTTAACAACGTTGTTGCCGTAGAATGGAGTTTCAATAGTTGTTCTGATTTGAGAGAAAATAGGATTGTTAGATCCGATTTGATCTCGTGAAAATTTTGCTTGTGTTGCCATAAAAAAAGCCTCCTTTATTTATGTAATTTTTAATAGAGAAACCTAAAAAATTAGATAACTCTAAAATTCTCCCCATTATAATAATACATCTTTTATAAATTAAGTCAAGAAATAATAGGAAATTTTAAAAGATAATTATTGGTATATAAATACAGTAAAACACCAATACTTTAAATAAATTTCGGTATATTTCATAAGTATTTTGCATTTTTCACACAAAGGCGATATAATAATTTTTAGCAAATTCAATTAAACTATACATTAAACAGTGGAGGGTTAGTATGAATAAAAAAACTTATTATATTACGACGCCTATTTATTATCCCAGTGACAAGCTACATATAGGCCATTCCTATACTACAGTTGCGGCTGATGCGATGGCAAGGTATAAAAGGCTTCGAGGATATGATGTTAAATTTTTAACAGGAACGGACGAACATGGCCAAAAAATTGAAAGAATTGCCCAACAAAAAGGCATGACACCAAAAGCATATGTTGATTCTATTGTAACATGGATTAAAGAATTATGGAAGATAATGAACATTAGTTATGATACTTTTATCCGTACAACGGACGATTATCATGAAAAAACCGTTCAAAAAATATTTAAGAAATTATATGAAAAGGGAGACATATACAAAAGCTCCTATGAAGGCTGGTACTGTACCCCTTGTGAAACTTTCTTTACAGAAAGACAATTAAAAGAAGGAAAATGTCCGGATTGCGGCAGAGAAGTAGAAAAAGTAAAAGAAGAAAGCTATTTCTTTAAATTATCAAAGTATCAAGACAGACTCATTGAGTATATCGAAAGCCATCCAGAATTTATTCAACCTCAAACCCGACAAAATGAAATGATCAATAATTTCTTAAAACCAGGGCTTGAAGATTTATGCGTTTCCAGAACCTCTTTTAAATGGGGAATACCTGTTGAATTTGACCCAGGTCATGTGGTGTATGTATGGGTGGATGCATTGTCTAACTATATTAGTGCCCTCGGCTTTATGTCCGAAAATGATGAAGAATATAAAAAGTATTGGCCGGCAGATGTGCATTTGGTAGGAAAAGAAATTGTACGTTTCCATACCATCATATGGCCAGCGCTTTTAATGGCACTGGACGAGCCCCTTCCAAAACAAGTTTTTGGTCACGGCTGGCTTGTTATTGACGGAGGTAAGATGTCAAAGTCTAAGGGTAATGTAGTTGACCCTAAAGTGTTGGTAGATCACTACGGTGCCGATGCCATAAGATACTTCTTGCTTAGAGAAGTTGCTTTTGGACAGGATGGAAACTTCACAAACGAAGCATTAATCCAAAGAATTAACTCAGACCTTGCCAATGACTTTGGTAATCTTTTATCAAGAACCGTAGCTATGGTGGATAAATATTTTAATGGAACACTGCCACTAGGTAAAAAAGCTACAACATACGATGAAGAACTCAAAACTTTAGCACAGGCGACAGTTTCTAAAGTAGAAGAATACATGGAAAAGCTGCTCTTTAGCGATGCTTTAACAGAAATTTGGAATCTCATTAGAAGAGCCAATAAATATATTGATGAAACACAACCCTGGGTATTAGCAAAGGATGAAGACAAAAAAGACGAACTGGCTAATGTATTATATAACTTAGGAGAAATTCTTCGTATTGTTTCCATTATTATTGAGCCATTTATGCCTACAACTCCAAGAAAAGTATGGGAACAACTCTCATTGGAGGAAGGAGAAAATACCACCTGGGACAGTGCAAAGGTTTGGGGTAGACTTCCACAAGATTTCACTGTTAAAAAAGGAGAAATCCTTTTCCCAAGAATTGATATGAAAGTGGAATTAGAAAAATTAGAAGAAGCTCAAAACAAAGCCAGAGAAGAATCCGTAGCAAAAGCAGAAGAGAAAAAAGAAGAGAAAGCAGAAGAAAAACAAGAAACAGAATTTATATCCATTGAGGATTTTGCGAAGCTTGACCTTAGAATAGGAGAAGTCCTTCAATGTGAGAAAGTAGAAAAAGCAGATAAACTCTTAAAATCTCAAATTAAAATAGGAAACGAAGTAAGACAAATTGTGTCGGGTATTGCAAAATACTATACGCCTGAAGAAATGGTAGGCAAGAAAGTAATCGTAGTATGTAATTTAAAACCTGTAAAATTAAGAGGCATCCTGTCAGAAGGAATGATTTTGGCAGCTTCTGACGAAAACGGAAACCTTGTTTTGGCATCAACCGATAAGGACATTGAAAGTGGAGCGAAGGTGAAATAATGTATTTTGAATCCCATGCCCATTATGATGACGAAGCCTATAATGAAGACAGGGACGAG
The genomic region above belongs to Defluviitalea saccharophila and contains:
- a CDS encoding aminotransferase class I/II-fold pyridoxal phosphate-dependent enzyme yields the protein MAEAPLYERLMQYNKEDIYPFHMPGHKLGKILPSSCLLNLDVTEVKGMDNLYEPEEVIAKAQKLLAKTFGAEETIFLVNGSTAGVIASILGVCDPKDQLILARNSHHSAHHGMILGDITPCYINPKIIEPYGLLGGISSEDVEETIKRHPKAKAVFITSPTYEGFTSNIKEIARIAHQYNKILIVDEAHGAHFNFHSSFPKTALSQGADIVIQSLHKTLPALTQCALIHFHGTRANRDRVKQTLRMIQTSSPSYIFMGMMDLLRKTLDEQKEKLFEPYIANLMHLRNTLKEMNHILLLGEELNKQYAIEEIDISRLVFYTGYTNLSGVEIDRLLRNKYKIQMELSSEIHFIGISSIADTKEGFERLLNSMKEIDQGLIFNQKNADIDNILYPPSEIIISPREAFYAPKEVIPLEDAEGKVSSNFVVFYPPGIPLLSPGEKITKFHIEHIKRRKNEKTIEVIRRGGL
- the tmk gene encoding dTMP kinase, encoding MRGLFISMEGPDGSGKTTQIEKLKEYFSNKGYEVVITREPGGTQISEEIRNIILDVKNEALSDMTEALLYAASRAQHVEEKIKPALESGKIVISDRFVDSSIVYQGYARGIGIDTVESINSFAIQGYMPDITFFFDIEPELAMKRKANQKSLDRLEQEHISFHNKVYEGYKILLKRYPKRIKSIDARQSIDNIYEQIMKEVTNLL
- a CDS encoding cyclic-di-AMP receptor, with amino-acid sequence MKLIVAIIHDEDAHGVMDELNRKGFGVTKLASTGGFLKSGNTTIFIGAEEESVEQVIKIIEKKCKSRKQVTTANLPPTNITEGYIPYPIEVTVGGATIFVLDVDRFEKI
- a CDS encoding YaaR family protein, encoding MDMKVGPIQTPTIQATKEVKEKSVEKDFAFTLLSKIDESDLQQKLERMLQDITVQGKKLADHMDVKDLKKYRTLVSDFMNEVVSRSHKFSRENFLDKRGRHRVYGIVKKVNNNLDELAQELIKKEKDHLRILEKVDEIRGLLLDIMT
- a CDS encoding ATP-binding protein; its protein translation is MYTFEEIIGHKGVIENLQQTIKHNKVSHSYILDGISGIGKKTIALTFAKTLQCLNKGIAPCNECSSCRAFDSGNHPDVFFISTEKKSLGVDEIRDNIQKDIETKPYKYSYKIYIVDKADKMTIQAQNALLKTIEEPPSYGIIMLVSTNYKQFLPTIISRCSLIKLNPLKPGEIKDYFKTGPIDHNMIDLYIAFSGGSIGVIKKMMESEHFLEIRENVIRWVNEINSGDLIKLFEIQKEMENYKEEIDFVLDLMYAWYRDILLIKQIGNNPYILNKDKINLLLNTGMDLSYNKLGRSLDAIEDAKKQLRQNANFQLALEIMLLHIKENAHERNRSSF
- a CDS encoding stage 0 sporulation family protein, which encodes MNVIGVRFKRAGKIYYFDPGDLEIEQGSHVIVETARGIEYGSVVIANRDVPEEQLVHPLKKVIRIATPEDDEIEFENKRKEKEAFAICKEKIKEHNLEMKLIDVEFTFDNNKIMFYFTAEGRIDFRELVKDLAAIFRTRIELRQIGVRDETKMMGSIGICGKSLCCSTFLSEFQPVSIKMAKEQNLSLNPTKISGVCGRLMCCLKYEEETYKEINEKLPDVGQEVMTPDGKGTVLSVNVLRQLVRVAVVKKEGDTEAGVYSAEVLQFTPSQKKKDEEDNEAIYEEFEE
- a CDS encoding tRNA1(Val) (adenine(37)-N6)-methyltransferase yields the protein MKRIMKQSMKNLKNNVELLEGERLDDLNLKGYQIIQNPKFFCFGMDAVLLSAFTEIKEGDTVLDLGSGNGIIPILLEAKTKGKKFTGLEIQEQNVDMARRSILLNHIEEKVEMHLGDVRKIKEYYTAESFDVVTSNPPYMNAGGGLINLHEAKTIARHEVLCSLEDIIYAASYVLKNKGNFYMVHRPHRLVDIMVLLRKHRLEPKTLQMVHPYMDKEPNMVLIKAVKNAKALLKVSKPLIVYNEKGQYNDEVKELYNE